In Nonlabens agnitus, the DNA window AATTTCTGGAAAGTAACTTTCCTTAATTTCATCATCTGCCTCGTGATATTCTCCATCACAAACAAAAAACCAATTGAGCAACCATTGAGCTTGCATGCTTTTTACCGCGTGACCTTCTATACGCAGGTGCGTATCGCGCCAGTAGTCTAAAGGATCCCTATCTGGTGTGTTGACGTACTCGTCACTTACATTCACACCACCCAAGAATCCTATGTGTCCATCAACGATACAAATCTTACGGTGGTTACGGTAATTAGCCTTTCTGGTGAACCGTGAAAAGAGTACCGGCATGAAGGCATGGTGAACGATTCCAGCTTCGGTCATTCGCTTTTTGACAGCTCTGGAAAGGTCACTACCAACTGAGTCATAAATCAGTTTCACTTCAATACCGCGCTGCGCTGCATCTACCAAATGGTCGATAAATTGGTTACCTATGTTATCATCATTAAAAATGAAGTATTCCAGGTGTATGTGGTCCTTTGCTTCTTTTAAAGCCTTGAAAATCGCTTCAAAAGTATTCTCGCCATTATACAATACCTGCAAGTCGTTGTGCAGTGTGAGTGGTGATTTTTGATTATGCCCCAGCAATCGCACCATTTTCACACGATCTTCTAGAAAACTGCCCTCGTATTCTTCCAGTTTGGAATCGTGCATGAACAAACGGTCGTTCCATTTCTCTACCAGATGGTGGGAATTGAGATCCTTGCGTTTAAAGATTTTTGATTTGCGGTATTCCAGCCCAAAGAAATAGTAAATTGCCAGTCCCACAAATGGAAAGGCGATGAGGAAAAGTAATGAAGATAAGGTCTTTCGTGGGTTCTGATTATTGCGTATTAGGAAAAACGCCGCACTTAGTGCGACGATGTAATTGATGATAAGCGCGGTTAAAAACCAGTTTTTCAGGAACCATCCCATAACTATCTACTTGTAATAGCCTTCTTCAGGAATAGAAATGTAGTATGTTTTTCTGGACTTGTTTTTGAGCTTGGTTTCACGCAACCATGGATTGTGCAATTTGAGCACTTTATAGGTGATGTTGTTCGCTTTCGCGAAAGCGACCAAATCATCAATCTCATAATCAACTTTAATCTTCTTGACGGGCACGTTCGTATAATAATGCTCTGGATCTACATTGAAACCGTAGCTCTCTGGATTTTCAAGAATGGTTTTAAGCGCCAGTATACGGAATACATATCGAGCGGTCTCTTGATTGAGAAGTAAGTCATAATACTCTTCGGCTTCCTGACGGTTTTGCTCCCTATTCACACCGGCATTACCAGCATTGTAAGCAGCTGCCGCTAATGTCCAGGTACCAAAGTTCTTCTTACTGTCCTTCAAATATTGTGTCGCCGCAATGGTCGACTTTTCCATGTCATAGCGTTCATCAACATTGTCATTGACTTCCAAGCCCAGTTCACGAGCAGTGGCTGGCATTAATTGCCAGAAACCTTTTGCTCCAGCAGGCGAGACGGCATTGGTCAAGGCACTTTCTGCAACGGCCAGATATTTAAAATCGTCTGGAACCCCATTCTCTTTCAAGATAGGTTCTATGATGGGGAAATATTTCTTTGATTTCTTGATCAGCTTGATCGCGTTAGACTGGAAATAGACGTTGGACAACAACTCGTTATCAAAGCGCTCTTGTATATCTGGATCTGTAAGTGGTACCAACTCGCCGGCAAAGGTCAAGTTTTCTGGCATGGGCAACGAGTGGATCTGGTATCCAGGCACTAATGTGGTGGACGGATCCTTATATTTTTCTTCTATATCTGTCGCATTATCTGCCATTTGAATGGCGCCTATGGTCACAATAGATAGTACAGCTATTGTAAAACCGATGACAATTTTTCTCATCCTAAATTTTTTGCCTAAAGGTAACAGAAACAGCGAAATGAACGCTAGGTTTCCCTGATGATTTGTGGCAGGTTTTCATTAAACCAACGGAACCTATTGATGATCATCACATGCGTGCCACCATCGATGGTAACACAGTTTTTGATATACTTCAAAGGGAATACAGGATCTGCACTTCCATGTATGTGAACAATTCCTTCCATGGGCTGTTCCTGCTGCCATTTGATAATGGTTTCCAGCGCCCAATCCAGATATTGTGGATCGCTGATATTGAGGTAACGCTTGTACAGTTCCATTTTTTTAGGTGCGATGGACATGCCATATTTAGACAGCTGGTCAAAGTTGCCCATTAGACTGGTAGGCAAAAGCTTGTGCAAGCCAGTACTTCTGGCCAGTCTCATGCGCCTAGGGAATTCATGATGACTCTTGACGCTTGAAATAATAATGAGCTTCTTGACCTGGATTAGCTTAGCCATTTCTTGGACGATCACACCGCCAAAAGACACGCCAATGAGAACAGGATTGTCATGTTTCACCTGCTTTAAAAGTCTTTGACAATAGCTAGTTAGAGGTTCTTTAGGCTCTGGGATGAGCCAGTCCATTAAGTGTACCTCAAAGTGTTCCTGTGGTAAAGAAATATTTTCAAAAATGAGCGGTGAGGCCGCCATTCCAGGCATTAGGTAGACTTGAATCATAGCCGATTATCTTTCAGAATCAAGGTTTTAACGATTGTCATAGAGTATCAATGGGCTATTTAAAGTATCTTTGCAAAGTTAATCAAGCAATTTTTACTCTTCTCACAAGCGTTTCAGAACTTCTTTTTGAAACATGTTACTGTGCCTTTTTATTAGAAAGAGTTTAAAGAATGAATATGGAAACCAATATGATCGAAGTTACAGACAACGCATTCTTGCGTCAATACGAGTGCCAGCAGGATGCAGGCATGGCAAAAATTGAATACGCTCAACAGGAACGTAAAATTTTTCTAACCAAACTCATTATTCCAGAAACTCTCGAAGACAGCGTAGAATTTAGGGAAAACTTTCTTAAAGCCGTATTTGCTGACATTAGAGACAACAAGAAATTAAAGGTTGTACCTACTCATCCCAAGATTGCAGGCTTTGTGCGCAAGCACCGCAATGACTACAAGGAGATGCTTCCCGTAGGTATTAGCATCTAACTAGACGATTCTAATTATTGTCCCAGATGACTCTTGCTTTCTCAAGATCTGTAGGAGTGTCTATACCTATGGTATGATTTGAAGTAGTCACCATACGTATCTTTTTACCATATTCCAGATAACGTATCGCTTCAATTTTTTCAGCGAGTTCCAGTGGTGTTGGTTTTGAATTGTAAAATTCCATCAAAGCGTCCTTGCGAAAAGCATAGATGCCCACGTGTTTATGAACATCTACATTTGCGGTCTCATCTCTTATAAAAGGAATGGGTGATCTTGAGAAATAAATGGCATTGCCATAGGTATCCACAATCACTTTAACATTGTTAGGGTTTTCAATATCACGTTCTTCGCTTAGAGAATGCATTAATGAAGCTAACGCGATTTCCTTGTTTGGGTCATTATCAAAAACCTGCAACAATCTCTGTAAATCTACCTTGTTAGTAAATGGTTCATCGCCTTGAACATTGACCACGATGTCATAATCTAGATCCTCGACAGCTTCTGCGATACGATTGCTTCCACAATCATGTTCTTTGTGGCTCATCACTGCTTTACCATCGTATTGCAATACAGTTTGATAGATATCATTACTATCTGTCGCCACGAGAACTTCATCAAACAAGTTGGTTTTTTTTACGGCTTCATAAGTTCTTACAATAACTGGAGCGCCGCCCAGATCCAGTAATAATTTTTTAGGTAAGCGTTGGGATTCCAGCCTAGCTGGGATAATTGCAATTTTTTTAAGCATTCTAATAATTTAAGGGTAAGGACCAGTATGGAGTACGTTTTTCTATTTCAATATGATGCTTTCTCAAAAGATCTAGAAAAGCTGTGCAAGTAGACTCGGTATTGAAAGATACCTGACGATAGCGTCCATTAGTAAGCTTTAGACTCACCGTAGAAAACATCTCATTTTTAATTACCGCACCATCCACATCGTCCAGAGAAATTACATTTCTCACTGAGGTTGTTTTAAACCATACCATCATGACAATTAAACTAGGAACAGCTACCGTACCGCTTAAAATGGTCTCAACCATTTCTCCTTGTTGCCAATGGATCGCAAAACTTACTATGGCTGGTGTGAATATCAACAGCGGCATCCATAACAGGTAAAAGAGATTATCATCCTTCAACGCAAGGACTTTATCCTTTTCTGACCACCGCCATTTTGTTTTTCTTGTAAAGATGCTCATGATTTTTCAATAGGTTTAAAGGTATCTCGCTTTCGCGAAAGCGAACTCTTTCTAAAGATTTTACGATACAACTTACGTATTCCAAAAAACGTCAAAATCACCACTACCACTGCTATAACCGGCGCCGAAATTGACAGTATGCTTAGCAAGGTTGAAAAAACAGCTTCAAGAAAACTAATGATAGGATTTGCAACTCCAGCAGTTACGGTCGTGCTGGTGGCTCTCGCGGCACTGGTACTTGTCGCAATAGTAGCTGCCGTACCACCACCGGCAATGATAGCCAGCGTCCAGCTGTAAATGGGATCTACATCGCCCAAAACCGTGAACATCACCAGTGTTCCAGCGACGGTTGCCAGCGGTATGGATATAGTGTCCAATAGGTTGTCTACATAAGGTATAAAATAAGCGCCCAATTCTATGATGGATGCGACGGCAAGAACAATGATGGCGGTAAGGCTGCCAGCCCATTGCCAGTCTTCATTGAGCGGTATCCATTCAAAATAACCAGCAATACTCAACAACAATAAAGGCACAAAAACCCTAAAACCTGCACTTGCAGATAGGCCTATTCCCAGACAGACGCTTATGATGATCTCGAGCATGGTTATTCTATAAAGTTTTCATTTTTAAAGCCGATAAGATACAAATTTGTTTTGGCTCGAGTGACTGCCGTATACAGCCAGCGCAAGTATTCCTTGCTGGGCCCATCTGGCAAATACGGTTGTTCTACGATCACATTTTCCCATTGACCACCTTGGGATTTGTGACAGGTTATGGCATAGGAAAATTTGACCTGCAACGCGTTAAAATAAGGATTGGCCTTGATCTCCTTGTATTGCTTCCATTTGGGTAATTTGAGATAATCCATGCGTACTTCTTGATAAAGGCTGTTGCTTTGCTCGTAGGTAAGCGATGGTGATTCTGATGTCAAGGTATCCAGCAGTAAAGTGGTTTCAAAAGGTTTGGCATTGGGATAATCCACCATGCGCACCTTAACATTAGCAAACTTGAAACTGTAGATCTCCTTAAAATTGAAAATCTCCAGCACCTCAATGATGTCACCGTTAGCGATGAATCCTGCGTCGCTTGTGATATCCAGCCAGTGATAATTGTTCTTGACTACCATAAGATAATCACCTGATGCTAGTTCGCTTTCGCGAAAGAGAATACGCGACCGGATTTGCTGGTTATATAAATTGGCTCTTTTGTTAGACCTAACAATGATAGCCGTCTCTTCATGACCTTGATTATCATAGGCACTCATCACGGTTTCCATGATCTCATGACCATCAATAAGGCGTTCGATATCTTGAAAAGGCAACGTATTGAATCTGAAACTAGGATCGTCCACCTCAATGTGTTCCCTAATTTGTGTAGCATTATACAGAATCCCAGAACCTTCCGTTTGACGTTTGACCTCGTCTAGCTCCATATCAATCACGGTCTTTAAATACCGCTGTTCGATCAACTGGGCATCCAGCGCCGGCGAAATATTCAGTTTTACTGGCGGTAACTGTGCGGTGTCTCCTATAATGATGAGTTTACACTTAAAACCATTGTACACATACTCTATTAGATCATCCAATAAGGATCCATTCCCGCCAAACATTTTATTCTCTGCCACAACATCTGGAATCATGGAGGCTTCATCCACTATAAATAAGGCATTGCGATGCTTGTTCACTTTAAGCGTGAACTGCACGTTGCCAGATCCTTGACCTTTGGGATAATATATTTCACGATGTATGGTGGCAGCCTGTTTATTCGAATAGCTGCTTATGACTTTGGCAGCTCTACCGGTAGGCGCGAGCAGTACAGGACTTTTTTTAGCCTTCCACAGACTTTTTACCAGACTGCTTATAATGGTGGTCTTACCAGTTCCCGCATAACCTCGCAACATAAAGATTTGGTCTTTCTCTGGACTTAAAATGAATTGTGAGAGTTCTTCCAGTGCTCTTTCCTGTTGGAATGTAGGTTCAAAAGGAAAATCGAGTTTTAAAATCTTGAAGAAATCTTGCGGTGTCATTAAAATTGTGTGGAAAGGTAGAGGATAAACTTAACTCAAAAATATGGCGGCTCATTAGGACGAGACAAAAAAAATTGTAGATTTGTTTGCTTTGAAATTAAGCTAATAAACATCCCATCTTATGTTCAATTTAATCTTGTCGGTAGTAATAGGTATTATAGTGCTGGTACTACTTGCGATATTTATAAACAAAATCCCACGCAAACTTCACATTGTCATCATCCTAGTGCTACTTGCACTTATAGGATTTTTTGCGTACAAGTTGTATCAATCCATCGCAGAACCGGTAAGATTTGAAGCAGTAAAAGAAGAACGCTATAAAGATGTAGTGGCTCAATTGATCACCTTGCGTGATGCAGAATCTGCCCATAAAACAATTGTAGGTAAGTACACTGATGATATTGATGCCCTTGCTAGATTCATCGATACCGCAAAATTTGCGCTGATACAAAAGCGTGATAGCAGTGTTGTTGATGAAGAGAAAAACAGACGCTATGGTCTATCAGGATCAGGTGGATATCTTAAGGAAATAACTATCGTTGATACCTTAGGTTTCAAATCAGTTAAAGATTCATTGTTTACTGGTGTTGATATCAGGTCACTTTTGAATTACCCAATTGAAGGTGCTCCAGGAAAAATTGAACTGGCGACCGATACCTTTATCGATGGAGAGAATGTCTTGAGTGTTTTTGAAGCAAAAGCATCTAAAGAAGATATTCTTTTTGATCAACCAGAACGTCTGGTAAAAGCAGAACTTGAAGTAAAAGCAGTAGAAGCTATTGATGGACCAACCATTAAAGTAGGAAGCCTTACAGAGGTGACCACAAGTGGAAACTGGCCTAGACAATATGCACCGAGCCGAAGCAACTAAAAATAACGACCTATATAGTTTGTCCGTCCTGATTCATCAGGATGGACTTTCTTTTTATACCCATAACTCAGCGACCGTTCAAGAAGTAGTACATAAGAGTTTTAAATACCCAGCAAATCCTATTGAATTACTCGACGCGATTCAAGAGACTTTTGAAAAAGAAGCGTCATTAAAGGACGAGTTCAAAGAGGTGACACTCATTTATCATCACAATGTTTACGCGGCGGTACCAGCAGCCTTATTTAAAGAAGAACACGCTGCAGACTATTTGAAGTACAATACTAAGTTGTTACAGACAGACACGATTAGCATCGATGAACCTGTGGATAATTTAGAGGCGCAATTGGTATACATTGCCTATTCCAACATTAGCAATTACTTTTTTGACACCTATGGTGATCATGCTTATTTTCATTATGCCACCAGATCCTTGGAGGTCATTTCAAAAATGTCCAGCGGCATCTATCTAGAGATTATGCCGTCGCATTTTTATGTTACAGCTATAGACAAGAACCATCTAGTAGCTCATAATATATTCCCATATGAGCAAATTGAAGATATACTTTACTATACCTTGTTTGCTTTGGAACAAAATAAGCTAGATCCAGAAACCATTCCACTTACCATAATTCAAGAGCAACAGGATGCTCAGCTATTTGATTTACTCTTTATGTACGTTAGAAATGTAGCGTTCATAGAGGATTATCAGGGCTATCTCAACAACATCATATGCGCATAATATCAGGCATTCATAAAGGTCGCCGTATTCAAGCTCCCAAAAATCTGCCCGTTCGTCCAACGACAGACATGGCCAAGGAAGCTCTTTTCAATATCCTGCGCAATCTCATTCACATCAGTGACATTAAAGTGTTGGAGCTTTTTGCCGGTAGTGGGAATATGTCCTATGAGTTTGCAAGTCGCGGCGCTGGCAGTGTACTTGCCGTAGACAAACACTTTCCCTGCATCGCGTTCATTAAAAAGACAGCTGCAGAACTGGATTTGCCCATAGATACAATCAAGGCAGATGTCTTTAAATTCTTGGAAAATCACAGCATTAAATACGATATCATCTTTGCAGATCCACCATATGCACTGGAATCTACCGATTTTCTCAAGATAGCAGATTTTGTCTCTGAAAATCAAATGCTCACCGAAGACGGAATCCTCATCATCGAGCATTCCAAACATACCGATCTAAGTGAACATCCTTCTTTTGACAATGCCCGCAGATATGGCGGCACGGTTTTTAGTTTTTTTAAGAGGTAACGCTTTCGCGAAAGCGTAATTTGATACTAGCCTTTTCTTAACATCGTTCTGGTTAGCACCTATATGACTATCAAGCAAGTGGCGAGCAGATTCTGAAACGAGTTCAGAATGACAATAATTTTGGGATTTGGATTTTGGGATTTGGAATTTGACTTTGGAATTTTGGATTTGAAAATTTATAAACACAATTTGCAACGCAAATTGAAAATGTGGAATAAAAAAGCAGGCCTGTAAGCCGGATTCTGTGATCCCGCACAAACGGGAACCTCTATCATTTATCTAGGATCGCAATTACTCACGACCTCTAACTGCCTACCCTTCAGAATCGCACGGATCGCGCTCAAGCTCTGATTTACGCGACATTTCACCACATAGAGTTTACCTGGTTTCACTACAGCATTACCTGTACATACTTTCTGTTGCACTGGTCCTATCCCGATAGCTATCGGGACGACGGCCGTTAGCCGCTATGATATCCTATGGTGTCCGGACTTTCCTCCTCAACAAAAGTTGAGACGATAGAGCGGCCTGCTGCTGCAAAACTAACCGATTAATCGCACGCATGTTAATAATTTAGGCAAAAACAACAGGCCGTAATGAAGGTTGTAGCGGCGCATCATTTTATCTTTGAAACGCATGGAACCGTTCATAGTATCTGCCAGAAAATATAGACCCGAAACCTTTGAGGATGTCGTGGGACAGTCTGCCATTACCAAAACTTTGGAGAATGCGATTGAAAGCAATCACCTGGCTCAAGCTCTACTTTTTACGGGACCTCGTGGTGTAGGTAAAACGACCTGTGCGCGTATCCTGGCAAAAAAAATCAATCAGCATAATGTGGATTATGATGCTAATGAAGATTTTGCCTTCAATATTTTTGAACTTGATGCTGCTTCCAACAATAGTGTGGACGGCATTAGAGAACTCATCGCGCAAGTGCGTATACCGCCACAGGTAGGAAAGTATAAGATTTATATTATTGACGAGGTGCACAT includes these proteins:
- the kdsB gene encoding 3-deoxy-manno-octulosonate cytidylyltransferase, whose protein sequence is MLKKIAIIPARLESQRLPKKLLLDLGGAPVIVRTYEAVKKTNLFDEVLVATDSNDIYQTVLQYDGKAVMSHKEHDCGSNRIAEAVEDLDYDIVVNVQGDEPFTNKVDLQRLLQVFDNDPNKEIALASLMHSLSEERDIENPNNVKVIVDTYGNAIYFSRSPIPFIRDETANVDVHKHVGIYAFRKDALMEFYNSKPTPLELAEKIEAIRYLEYGKKIRMVTTSNHTIGIDTPTDLEKARVIWDNN
- a CDS encoding alpha/beta hydrolase family protein, with translation MIQVYLMPGMAASPLIFENISLPQEHFEVHLMDWLIPEPKEPLTSYCQRLLKQVKHDNPVLIGVSFGGVIVQEMAKLIQVKKLIIISSVKSHHEFPRRMRLARSTGLHKLLPTSLMGNFDQLSKYGMSIAPKKMELYKRYLNISDPQYLDWALETIIKWQQEQPMEGIVHIHGSADPVFPLKYIKNCVTIDGGTHVMIINRFRWFNENLPQIIRET
- a CDS encoding DUF4126 domain-containing protein, with protein sequence MLEIIISVCLGIGLSASAGFRVFVPLLLLSIAGYFEWIPLNEDWQWAGSLTAIIVLAVASIIELGAYFIPYVDNLLDTISIPLATVAGTLVMFTVLGDVDPIYSWTLAIIAGGGTAATIATSTSAARATSTTVTAGVANPIISFLEAVFSTLLSILSISAPVIAVVVVILTFFGIRKLYRKIFRKSSLSRKRDTFKPIEKS
- a CDS encoding ATP-dependent DNA helicase, which encodes MTPQDFFKILKLDFPFEPTFQQERALEELSQFILSPEKDQIFMLRGYAGTGKTTIISSLVKSLWKAKKSPVLLAPTGRAAKVISSYSNKQAATIHREIYYPKGQGSGNVQFTLKVNKHRNALFIVDEASMIPDVVAENKMFGGNGSLLDDLIEYVYNGFKCKLIIIGDTAQLPPVKLNISPALDAQLIEQRYLKTVIDMELDEVKRQTEGSGILYNATQIREHIEVDDPSFRFNTLPFQDIERLIDGHEIMETVMSAYDNQGHEETAIIVRSNKRANLYNQQIRSRILFRESELASGDYLMVVKNNYHWLDITSDAGFIANGDIIEVLEIFNFKEIYSFKFANVKVRMVDYPNAKPFETTLLLDTLTSESPSLTYEQSNSLYQEVRMDYLKLPKWKQYKEIKANPYFNALQVKFSYAITCHKSQGGQWENVIVEQPYLPDGPSKEYLRWLYTAVTRAKTNLYLIGFKNENFIE
- a CDS encoding lytic transglycosylase domain-containing protein, with translation MRKIVIGFTIAVLSIVTIGAIQMADNATDIEEKYKDPSTTLVPGYQIHSLPMPENLTFAGELVPLTDPDIQERFDNELLSNVYFQSNAIKLIKKSKKYFPIIEPILKENGVPDDFKYLAVAESALTNAVSPAGAKGFWQLMPATARELGLEVNDNVDERYDMEKSTIAATQYLKDSKKNFGTWTLAAAAYNAGNAGVNREQNRQEAEEYYDLLLNQETARYVFRILALKTILENPESYGFNVDPEHYYTNVPVKKIKVDYEIDDLVAFAKANNITYKVLKLHNPWLRETKLKNKSRKTYYISIPEEGYYK
- the rsmD gene encoding 16S rRNA (guanine(966)-N(2))-methyltransferase RsmD, with the translated sequence MRIISGIHKGRRIQAPKNLPVRPTTDMAKEALFNILRNLIHISDIKVLELFAGSGNMSYEFASRGAGSVLAVDKHFPCIAFIKKTAAELDLPIDTIKADVFKFLENHSIKYDIIFADPPYALESTDFLKIADFVSENQMLTEDGILIIEHSKHTDLSEHPSFDNARRYGGTVFSFFKR
- the cls gene encoding cardiolipin synthase; this encodes MGWFLKNWFLTALIINYIVALSAAFFLIRNNQNPRKTLSSLLFLIAFPFVGLAIYYFFGLEYRKSKIFKRKDLNSHHLVEKWNDRLFMHDSKLEEYEGSFLEDRVKMVRLLGHNQKSPLTLHNDLQVLYNGENTFEAIFKALKEAKDHIHLEYFIFNDDNIGNQFIDHLVDAAQRGIEVKLIYDSVGSDLSRAVKKRMTEAGIVHHAFMPVLFSRFTRKANYRNHRKICIVDGHIGFLGGVNVSDEYVNTPDRDPLDYWRDTHLRIEGHAVKSMQAQWLLNWFFVCDGEYHEADDEIKESYFPEIDEKENKAVQIAASGPDTDWANIMEAIFAGINSAEESIRITTPYFIPNEAILIALKSAARSGINVEIMLPRIGDSWAARYASRSYFEEIMESGIKIHWYCKGMLHAKTMVVDNKFLTIGTCNMDYRSFDINFEINALIFDAETAKSLDQKFDEDLKDCQTLDLEKWLDRSKTYKFKESFCRLWAPLL
- a CDS encoding DUF3822 family protein, producing the protein MHRAEATKNNDLYSLSVLIHQDGLSFYTHNSATVQEVVHKSFKYPANPIELLDAIQETFEKEASLKDEFKEVTLIYHHNVYAAVPAALFKEEHAADYLKYNTKLLQTDTISIDEPVDNLEAQLVYIAYSNISNYFFDTYGDHAYFHYATRSLEVISKMSSGIYLEIMPSHFYVTAIDKNHLVAHNIFPYEQIEDILYYTLFALEQNKLDPETIPLTIIQEQQDAQLFDLLFMYVRNVAFIEDYQGYLNNIICA
- a CDS encoding GNAT family N-acetyltransferase; this translates as METNMIEVTDNAFLRQYECQQDAGMAKIEYAQQERKIFLTKLIIPETLEDSVEFRENFLKAVFADIRDNKKLKVVPTHPKIAGFVRKHRNDYKEMLPVGISI